A window from uncultured Desulfobacter sp. encodes these proteins:
- the queD gene encoding 6-carboxytetrahydropterin synthase QueD, protein MFELKVKTRFAGAHQLAMVGRKCENLHGHNWQVEVYVKGDQLNGAGVLADFGDIKRAVRSVVDGELDHKFLNELPAFKDEQPTSERIAVYIAGKVQVYLDEHVDEQIVVSRVMAWESDDACAIYYPTPGVTQ, encoded by the coding sequence ATGTTTGAATTAAAGGTTAAAACCCGGTTTGCCGGGGCGCACCAGCTTGCCATGGTGGGCCGGAAATGTGAGAATCTGCACGGACACAACTGGCAGGTGGAAGTGTATGTCAAGGGCGATCAATTGAACGGTGCCGGGGTGCTGGCCGATTTCGGGGATATCAAACGGGCGGTTCGCTCTGTTGTGGACGGTGAGCTGGACCACAAATTTTTAAATGAACTGCCCGCCTTTAAGGACGAGCAGCCCACGTCGGAACGTATTGCCGTCTATATTGCAGGTAAGGTCCAGGTCTACCTGGATGAACATGTGGATGAACAGATCGTGGTCTCCAGGGTCATGGCCTGGGAATCCGATGACGCGTGCGCGATTTATTATCCTACCCCTGGTGTGACCCAATAA
- a CDS encoding FAD-dependent oxidoreductase, which translates to MTYDVIIVGGGPAGLFAAYYLMEHANLKVLLIERGKEPRQRKCPITKVQKCAQCDPCNILSGIGGAGLYSDGKLNFIPRLGKTDLTQFMPMPKAQALIDETEEIFTRFKMDAKVFPTNMDEAGLIRKEAKRFGIDLLLIRQKHLGSDNLPGYITALADYIQSRGLEIRTSENVIDIIENDGIIQGVITDKGTYHAHNVILAPGRIGANWVSSLALKHGIELSQRGIEVGIRVEVHNDIMDDLCNVIYDPTFFIRTHTYDDLTRTFCTNQGGFVALENYQDFVCVNGHAYSDKKSSNTNFAFLSKVVLTEPVTDNQAYGESIGRLASIIGGGKPILQRFGDLKRGRRSTWNRIHKSYIEPTMTNVVCGDIAMALPERILSNLTEGLETLNQVVPGVSNDETLLYAPEIKFFATQIETTPHLETKIKGMYVAGDGPGVAGNIVSAAATGLIPAKKIIGSHQG; encoded by the coding sequence ATGACCTATGACGTAATTATCGTGGGCGGTGGTCCCGCAGGACTGTTTGCGGCCTATTATCTGATGGAGCATGCGAACCTCAAGGTCTTGCTCATCGAACGGGGCAAAGAGCCCCGGCAACGAAAATGCCCCATCACCAAAGTTCAGAAATGCGCCCAGTGCGATCCGTGCAATATCCTGTCCGGCATCGGCGGCGCAGGCCTCTACTCGGACGGAAAACTCAATTTCATTCCACGCCTTGGCAAAACCGATCTGACCCAATTCATGCCCATGCCCAAAGCCCAGGCGCTGATCGACGAAACAGAGGAGATATTTACCCGCTTTAAAATGGATGCAAAGGTATTTCCCACCAACATGGATGAAGCCGGCCTCATTCGCAAGGAGGCCAAGCGGTTCGGCATCGATCTGCTGCTTATCCGGCAAAAGCATCTGGGCAGCGACAACCTGCCGGGCTACATCACGGCCCTGGCCGACTATATCCAGTCCAGAGGACTTGAGATACGAACCAGTGAAAATGTAATCGATATCATTGAAAACGACGGGATTATCCAGGGGGTGATAACCGACAAGGGCACCTATCATGCCCACAACGTTATTCTGGCACCGGGCCGTATCGGGGCCAACTGGGTGTCATCCCTGGCATTGAAACACGGAATTGAGTTGAGCCAGCGGGGCATCGAAGTCGGTATCCGGGTGGAAGTTCACAACGATATCATGGATGATCTGTGTAACGTGATCTATGATCCCACCTTTTTCATCCGCACCCACACCTATGATGATCTGACCCGGACATTCTGCACCAACCAGGGTGGTTTTGTGGCGTTGGAAAATTACCAGGATTTTGTCTGTGTCAACGGGCACGCCTATTCAGATAAGAAATCGAGCAATACCAATTTTGCATTTCTGTCAAAGGTGGTGCTCACGGAACCAGTCACGGACAACCAGGCATACGGAGAATCCATCGGGCGTCTGGCCAGCATCATCGGCGGCGGCAAACCCATTCTCCAGCGGTTCGGGGATCTGAAACGGGGCCGGCGGTCCACCTGGAACCGGATCCACAAAAGCTACATTGAACCGACCATGACCAACGTGGTATGCGGGGACATTGCCATGGCCCTGCCTGAAAGAATACTGTCCAATCTGACCGAAGGACTTGAAACCCTGAACCAGGTGGTACCTGGGGTTTCCAACGATGAGACCCTGCTCTATGCACCGGAGATTAAATTTTTTGCCACACAGATCGAAACCACACCCCACCTGGAGACCAAAATCAAGGGCATGTATGTGGCAGGAGACGGCCCGGGGGTGGCCGGCAACATTGTATCTGCAGCGGCCACCGGACTGATCCCGGCAAAAAAAATTATTGGGTCACACCAGGGGTAG
- a CDS encoding DUF503 domain-containing protein: MVVGTGQIKLRLFDVHSLKAKRSIVKSMISRLQNRFNISVAEIGLNDSHDWAGIGFALVGNDARTINAKVDKVFNLADELGLAMIADTHMEIIHL; the protein is encoded by the coding sequence ATGGTTGTTGGAACAGGGCAAATCAAACTCAGGCTTTTTGATGTTCATTCCCTTAAAGCCAAACGGTCCATTGTAAAATCAATGATTTCACGATTGCAAAACCGCTTCAATATCAGTGTGGCCGAAATAGGGCTCAATGACAGCCATGACTGGGCGGGAATCGGATTCGCCCTGGTGGGAAACGATGCAAGGACAATCAATGCCAAAGTCGACAAAGTGTTTAATCTGGCCGACGAACTGGGCCTTGCCATGATTGCCGATACCCACATGGAAATCATCCATTTATGA
- a CDS encoding class I SAM-dependent methyltransferase produces the protein MKKRQCRGQGPSSFWMQEPGLVFDALDICPGLNILDMGCGAGDYTLQAARLTGPLGQVTAVDKWPPTVDALKRTAKTAGLPQIQCLTADITKPPLPINPETMNLCMAFTVLHSFGNENSRKKLFFEAARVLKSTGRLAVMECKKQEMPFGPPIQMRLYPEEVEGLAAAYGFKKIGYTDLGYNYLAIFRLSTSAFMS, from the coding sequence ATGAAAAAGAGACAATGCAGGGGCCAGGGACCGAGCAGTTTCTGGATGCAGGAACCCGGGCTTGTATTTGATGCCCTGGATATTTGTCCGGGCCTGAATATCCTGGACATGGGATGCGGTGCAGGAGACTATACCCTTCAAGCGGCCCGTTTGACAGGGCCTTTGGGTCAGGTAACAGCGGTGGACAAATGGCCGCCGACGGTGGATGCGCTCAAGAGGACAGCAAAAACCGCAGGCCTGCCCCAGATCCAGTGCCTGACAGCGGATATAACCAAGCCGCCCCTGCCCATCAACCCGGAGACCATGAATCTTTGCATGGCATTCACGGTGTTACATAGCTTCGGAAATGAAAACAGCAGAAAAAAGCTGTTTTTTGAGGCGGCAAGGGTTCTCAAATCCACGGGGCGGTTGGCCGTGATGGAGTGCAAAAAACAAGAGATGCCCTTTGGCCCCCCGATACAGATGCGGCTTTATCCGGAAGAGGTCGAGGGGTTGGCTGCTGCATATGGATTCAAAAAAATCGGATACACAGATCTTGGATATAATTATCTTGCGATATTCCGTCTTTCAACATCCGCCTTTATGTCATAA
- a CDS encoding class I SAM-dependent methyltransferase encodes MNQKKPHICPVERSGSLDNKLRKLFQNPKKILKPYIHKGMTVLEVGCGPGFFTLDMANMVGESGKIIAADLQEGMLEKVKSKITGTRFEHRITLHKCDETTLGISERIDFALLFYMVHEVPDKQKLFSQLASILKPNGQILVAEPPFHVSAKKFQDMLQLAKDQGLINVPGPKIFFCKTAILKKP; translated from the coding sequence ATGAATCAAAAAAAGCCGCACATATGCCCGGTCGAACGATCGGGATCTTTAGACAACAAACTTCGTAAACTTTTCCAAAACCCCAAAAAAATTTTAAAACCCTATATCCACAAAGGGATGACCGTTCTTGAAGTCGGATGTGGTCCGGGCTTCTTTACCCTTGATATGGCAAACATGGTTGGTGAATCCGGCAAAATCATAGCTGCCGATCTACAGGAAGGCATGCTTGAAAAGGTTAAATCTAAAATAACAGGAACCCGGTTTGAACATCGAATAACGCTACACAAGTGTGACGAGACAACCCTTGGAATTTCTGAACGTATAGATTTTGCTTTACTATTTTACATGGTGCACGAAGTACCGGATAAACAGAAATTGTTCAGCCAACTGGCGTCCATATTAAAACCAAACGGCCAAATCCTTGTGGCAGAACCGCCGTTCCATGTATCGGCCAAAAAATTTCAAGATATGCTGCAACTGGCCAAAGACCAGGGGCTTATAAATGTGCCGGGACCCAAAATATTTTTCTGCAAAACAGCGATATTAAAAAAACCGTAA
- a CDS encoding TolC family protein, translated as MCLFQKNRIEILGIVLLFSIGMLPAGAWPGGEANPPAPLHMEIPYGRLTLARAQQMALAGSPRVAEMLARITQAQAVCDHARADLWPQVSVHAGYDWQNQSIRPDWHPEIRVEESLTHLNTGIRINWLLFDGFSRQASILAAEANTQAAKETTDDLRRLLAEAVAGAYYQAQLAAQGMQIAKQNSLFNRSLAADAEKRFLAGAVPQAEYLNFSVKSLQAENNFLRAEQYYSAVCIILAKLLALPESRLAPDMYPMAVAQRAPQDQIPRFKAEFAYAINHRPDLFVLDAKRDALVQKERQGKAAFYPKVFIIGSYDYDGYHDIGTIDQHEHGSAVGFSLNWDLFDGGRRSAQLDETKAALLQVKRQKEQKILEIKAAIHQALIKAKSSQAVYERERYTLTLVQQIRDHVARSYRSGATTLTRLNEAQTEMVNVQASVATSRINYLQHLESLRAQSGRILEGIK; from the coding sequence ATGTGTTTATTTCAAAAAAACAGAATAGAGATACTCGGGATAGTCCTGTTGTTTTCTATAGGGATGTTGCCTGCGGGGGCATGGCCCGGCGGGGAGGCGAATCCCCCCGCCCCGCTACACATGGAGATCCCCTATGGCCGTTTGACACTTGCCCGGGCACAGCAGATGGCCCTGGCCGGTTCTCCCCGGGTGGCTGAAATGCTGGCCCGCATCACCCAGGCCCAAGCAGTTTGCGACCATGCCCGGGCAGATCTGTGGCCACAGGTTTCGGTGCATGCCGGTTACGATTGGCAGAATCAGTCCATTCGCCCGGACTGGCATCCCGAAATACGGGTGGAAGAAAGCCTGACACATCTGAATACCGGCATACGAATCAACTGGCTTCTGTTTGACGGGTTCAGCCGGCAGGCATCCATTCTGGCGGCAGAGGCAAATACCCAGGCTGCCAAAGAGACCACAGATGATCTCCGCCGCCTGCTGGCCGAAGCTGTGGCCGGGGCATATTACCAGGCCCAACTGGCCGCCCAAGGCATGCAGATCGCCAAACAGAACAGTCTGTTTAACCGCAGCCTGGCGGCAGACGCTGAGAAACGGTTTCTGGCCGGTGCCGTTCCCCAGGCCGAATATCTGAATTTCAGCGTCAAATCCCTGCAGGCGGAAAATAATTTTCTTAGAGCCGAGCAATACTATTCAGCCGTCTGCATTATTCTGGCCAAGCTGCTGGCCCTGCCCGAATCCCGGCTTGCCCCGGATATGTATCCCATGGCCGTGGCACAGCGTGCACCTCAGGATCAGATTCCCCGGTTTAAGGCTGAATTTGCCTACGCCATAAACCACCGGCCGGATCTGTTTGTCCTTGACGCCAAACGGGACGCCTTGGTTCAAAAAGAACGGCAGGGTAAGGCGGCATTCTATCCCAAAGTTTTTATCATCGGCAGTTACGACTATGATGGATACCATGACATTGGCACCATTGACCAGCACGAGCACGGCAGTGCCGTTGGTTTCAGTTTGAACTGGGATCTGTTTGACGGTGGCCGGCGGTCGGCACAACTAGATGAAACAAAAGCAGCGCTTTTGCAGGTCAAAAGGCAAAAGGAACAAAAAATCCTGGAAATCAAGGCCGCCATCCACCAGGCGCTTATCAAGGCCAAATCTTCACAGGCCGTATACGAGCGGGAGCGGTACACCCTGACACTGGTCCAACAAATCCGAGATCATGTGGCGCGTTCCTACCGGTCTGGAGCCACCACCCTGACCCGACTCAACGAAGCCCAGACAGAGATGGTAAATGTCCAGGCATCCGTTGCCACCAGCCGAATCAACTATTTGCAGCATCTGGAAAGCCTGAGGGCCCAAAGCGGCCGGATACTAGAGGGGATAAAGTAA
- a CDS encoding efflux RND transporter permease subunit, translating to MNNPGVYAVRYKVVTLVFCLLIVLGGIFSFLHIGRLEDPEFTIKEAVIHTRYPGASAGQVELEVTEPIETAIQQLKQLKEVRSISRAGVSIIFAETQEIYDKDNLPQVWDELRRKVGAINGQLPQGCGKPVVNDDFGDVYGVMFAVTGDGYDKKQLKEYAKDMRRELLTCTDVGRIDFWGFPREAIFIRIDRAKLAQLGLNPDAIFNTIASQNSVTPAGAVPVGSEYIPLRITGDYNAIQDIGNQLISDSQGRMIRLKDVAKIRHDIITPADELMRYNGKEAVGIGISTVSGGNVIAMGKSIDERLAQLQANTPLGITIHTITSQSKIVDTAVSGFVTNLISAVAIVVLLLVIFMGWREGFIIGFVLILTILATLVVMKTWGITLQRISLGALIIALGMLVDNAIVITEGIITKLRRGIPRDQAAAQAVGETMWPLLGATVIAILAFAAISLSKDMTGEWLASLFQVICISLGLSWFFAITTVPCFCVMVLPVPQTKENATRSQRFFTWYKAVVARAIDHRWLTLAGVIGLLAVAMWGFGHVKQDFMPDTNRTQFTIDIRMPQGTHINSTAKTLEQVERHVTALKGVRNTASFIGRGPLRFLLTFSPEMPDSAYAQLLVDVDDFRRVPALKTEIQQWLDRDMPQVIGSVDAFKLGPGGGAVVARLSGPESGELRNLADQVMKIMAEHPNARTIRTDWGNQVKAAEVEFSDRRAQELGISRPDVAGAVAMNFTGAVVGQYRYRDDLLPIILQPPISQRDSISALGDVQVFSRVKNRWVPVQQVTNGMTTAVENSAIHRLNQKRTLRVFCKQREGTTDALFRQLSPMIEKNLTLPPGYTLEWGGEHEEQVEANAKLMSNFPIAFAGMFLVTVLLFNSLRYPLIIFMGLPLIVVGVAPGMLIADKAFGFMAMLGFLSLFGMLIKNEIVLLDQIKAELAANKSPFNAVLDSSASRIRPVTMATFTTVFGMIPLLTDAFFSPMAAAIMGGLSFATLLTLFVVPVFFSTLFSIRRPAPDKR from the coding sequence ATGAACAATCCGGGCGTATATGCCGTTCGCTATAAAGTGGTTACCTTGGTTTTCTGCCTACTGATTGTGCTTGGCGGAATCTTCAGTTTTCTTCATATCGGCCGCCTGGAGGACCCGGAATTCACCATCAAGGAGGCCGTGATCCATACCCGGTATCCAGGGGCATCAGCCGGGCAGGTGGAACTGGAGGTGACCGAACCCATTGAAACAGCCATCCAGCAACTCAAGCAGCTCAAGGAGGTCCGCTCCATATCCCGGGCCGGGGTCTCCATTATTTTTGCGGAGACCCAGGAGATTTACGACAAAGATAATCTGCCCCAGGTATGGGACGAACTTCGCCGCAAGGTGGGGGCGATCAATGGGCAACTGCCCCAGGGTTGCGGGAAACCGGTGGTCAATGATGACTTCGGAGATGTCTACGGCGTGATGTTTGCCGTCACGGGCGACGGGTACGATAAAAAGCAGCTCAAGGAATATGCCAAGGATATGCGCCGGGAACTGCTCACCTGCACCGATGTCGGACGGATTGATTTCTGGGGTTTCCCTCGGGAAGCGATTTTTATTAGAATAGACCGGGCCAAGCTGGCACAGCTGGGGTTGAATCCCGACGCCATTTTCAACACCATCGCCTCCCAGAACAGTGTCACCCCGGCAGGGGCCGTGCCCGTGGGCAGCGAATACATACCCTTGCGCATCACCGGGGATTATAACGCCATTCAGGACATCGGCAACCAGCTTATCAGTGATTCCCAGGGGCGCATGATTCGTCTAAAGGACGTGGCAAAAATCCGGCACGATATCATCACCCCGGCCGATGAACTCATGCGATATAACGGCAAAGAAGCGGTGGGCATAGGAATTTCAACCGTTTCCGGCGGCAATGTCATTGCCATGGGCAAATCCATTGATGAACGTCTGGCGCAACTGCAGGCCAATACGCCCTTGGGTATCACCATCCATACCATCACCAGCCAATCCAAAATTGTGGACACCGCTGTCTCGGGATTTGTGACCAACCTGATCAGCGCCGTGGCCATTGTCGTCCTGCTGCTGGTGATTTTCATGGGCTGGCGGGAGGGGTTTATCATCGGATTTGTGCTGATTCTCACCATCCTGGCAACCCTGGTGGTGATGAAAACCTGGGGCATTACCCTGCAGCGCATCTCGTTGGGAGCACTGATCATCGCTTTGGGAATGCTGGTGGACAACGCCATTGTGATCACCGAAGGCATCATTACCAAACTTCGCCGGGGAATTCCCCGGGACCAGGCCGCGGCCCAGGCGGTGGGCGAAACCATGTGGCCGCTTCTGGGTGCCACGGTGATCGCCATCCTGGCCTTTGCCGCCATTTCCCTGTCCAAGGACATGACCGGCGAGTGGCTGGCAAGTCTCTTCCAGGTGATCTGCATCTCTTTGGGCTTGAGCTGGTTTTTTGCCATCACCACGGTGCCTTGTTTTTGCGTCATGGTGCTTCCTGTACCCCAAACCAAAGAGAACGCCACGCGGTCCCAACGATTTTTCACCTGGTATAAGGCCGTTGTCGCCAGGGCCATTGATCACCGGTGGCTGACCCTGGCCGGGGTGATCGGACTGCTGGCCGTCGCCATGTGGGGCTTTGGCCATGTTAAGCAGGATTTCATGCCCGATACCAACCGGACACAATTCACCATAGATATCCGGATGCCCCAGGGAACGCATATCAACAGCACGGCAAAAACCCTTGAACAGGTTGAGCGGCATGTTACCGCCCTAAAAGGGGTCCGGAATACGGCAAGTTTCATCGGCCGGGGGCCGTTGCGGTTTCTGTTGACCTTTTCACCGGAGATGCCGGACAGTGCCTATGCCCAATTGCTGGTGGATGTGGATGATTTCAGACGGGTACCGGCACTTAAAACTGAAATCCAGCAATGGCTGGACAGGGATATGCCCCAGGTTATCGGCAGTGTTGACGCATTCAAACTGGGGCCGGGCGGCGGTGCAGTGGTCGCCCGGTTAAGCGGCCCGGAAAGCGGCGAGCTCCGCAACCTTGCAGATCAAGTAATGAAAATTATGGCAGAACATCCCAATGCCCGCACTATTCGAACAGACTGGGGCAACCAGGTCAAGGCTGCAGAGGTTGAATTTTCAGACCGCAGGGCCCAGGAGCTGGGCATTTCCCGACCGGACGTTGCCGGTGCCGTGGCCATGAATTTTACAGGTGCCGTTGTGGGCCAATACCGGTACCGGGACGATCTGCTGCCCATTATCCTGCAGCCTCCCATCTCCCAACGGGATTCCATCAGCGCCCTTGGTGATGTGCAGGTGTTCAGTCGAGTGAAAAACAGATGGGTCCCGGTGCAACAGGTGACCAACGGCATGACCACGGCCGTGGAAAACAGCGCCATCCATCGACTCAACCAAAAACGGACCCTGCGGGTCTTTTGCAAGCAGCGGGAAGGAACCACAGATGCCCTGTTCCGACAATTATCCCCGATGATTGAAAAAAATTTAACACTGCCCCCGGGCTACACCCTGGAATGGGGTGGAGAACATGAGGAGCAGGTTGAGGCCAATGCCAAGCTGATGTCCAATTTTCCCATTGCATTTGCCGGCATGTTCCTGGTTACGGTGCTGCTGTTCAACAGTCTGAGATATCCCTTGATTATTTTCATGGGCCTGCCCCTGATTGTTGTGGGGGTTGCCCCGGGCATGCTCATTGCCGATAAAGCATTCGGGTTCATGGCGATGCTCGGGTTTTTAAGTCTTTTCGGCATGTTGATCAAAAATGAAATTGTTCTACTGGATCAAATCAAGGCGGAGCTGGCCGCAAACAAATCGCCGTTCAACGCGGTGCTGGACTCCTCGGCAAGCCGTATCCGGCCGGTAACCATGGCCACCTTCACAACCGTGTTCGGCATGATTCCATTGTTGACGGACGCATTTTTCAGCCCCATGGCCGCAGCCATCATGGGAGGATTGAGCTTTGCCACGCTGTTAACCCTGTTTGTGGTCCCGGTGTTTTTCAGTACCCTGTTTTCAATCCGCAGGCCAGCACCGGACAAGAGATAA
- a CDS encoding efflux RND transporter periplasmic adaptor subunit translates to MKKIILSLASLALLSLVLLFLGTGNRLFPARVSANDPAKEAVGQPIPTARAISYDPKQSFTFPGKVKAAKRAELSFQIPGQIETLNILEGQKVKKGALLASIDRKNHLYAVQAARARYQASAQAFHRASQLYQDKVISKAQFDTALAAHDVARAELAIKEKALADSRLIAPFDGLVSRRYVEKKEHVNKGEPVLLLQDVSGIEVEVQLPEQLVARGGADILDQLNVRFDADPEFAFPASTIELRMESNQETRTYALVIRLPSPADMNILPGMTATVSGIVKQSEEKAMPHPSSVLVPVEAVAFDPDGTPYVWIVEPQRQKARKQQVIIGPMHDNTIEVSHGIHADDLVAIAGLHTLHETTRVRPMKQGKKGLEG, encoded by the coding sequence ATGAAAAAAATCATCTTAAGCCTGGCCTCGTTGGCCTTGCTTTCATTGGTTCTGCTTTTCCTGGGAACCGGGAACCGGTTGTTTCCAGCACGAGTTTCAGCCAATGATCCGGCAAAAGAAGCGGTGGGTCAGCCCATTCCAACGGCCCGGGCAATCAGCTACGACCCCAAACAATCTTTCACCTTCCCGGGCAAGGTGAAAGCAGCCAAACGGGCTGAGCTCTCATTTCAGATCCCGGGCCAGATCGAGACTTTGAACATTCTGGAAGGCCAAAAGGTAAAAAAAGGAGCGCTTCTGGCATCCATTGACCGCAAAAATCATCTCTATGCGGTCCAGGCGGCCCGGGCCAGATACCAGGCATCAGCCCAGGCGTTTCACCGGGCATCTCAACTCTATCAGGATAAAGTAATCAGCAAAGCCCAGTTTGACACCGCCCTGGCCGCCCATGATGTGGCCCGGGCGGAACTGGCCATCAAGGAGAAGGCCCTGGCCGACAGCAGACTTATCGCCCCCTTCGACGGCCTGGTGTCCAGGCGCTATGTGGAGAAAAAAGAGCATGTCAATAAGGGCGAACCGGTTCTGCTGCTCCAGGATGTGTCCGGCATTGAGGTTGAAGTACAGTTACCCGAACAACTGGTGGCCCGGGGCGGGGCCGATATCCTGGACCAGCTGAACGTCCGGTTTGATGCCGACCCGGAATTTGCATTTCCGGCCAGCACCATTGAGCTGAGAATGGAATCAAACCAGGAGACCCGGACCTACGCGCTGGTGATCAGGCTGCCGTCTCCGGCAGATATGAATATTCTGCCCGGCATGACAGCCACGGTCTCCGGCATTGTCAAGCAATCCGAAGAAAAAGCCATGCCACACCCGTCATCCGTTCTGGTACCGGTGGAAGCCGTAGCATTTGATCCCGACGGCACCCCCTATGTCTGGATTGTGGAACCCCAAAGGCAAAAGGCCAGAAAGCAACAGGTAATCATCGGCCCCATGCATGACAACACCATTGAGGTAAGCCACGGTATCCACGCAGATGATCTGGTGGCCATTGCCGGGCTTCACACCCTGCATGAAACAACCCGGGTTCGCCCCATGAAACAAGGCAAGAAAGGACTGGAAGGATGA
- a CDS encoding MarR family transcriptional regulator → MNQELKKKVINSLMQVTRKFAEVETLPIAVTDDVSVSTREAHAIESIGENRCVNVTQIADHFGFTKSAASQLVSKLTRQGFVVKKQAGHSNKELQLSLTPLGWQAFEAHATMHGMDLQQVLDTMESVEINVLIQLNELLGRLNSIMDGRLVK, encoded by the coding sequence ATGAATCAGGAATTAAAAAAAAAGGTGATCAACAGTCTGATGCAGGTCACCCGAAAATTTGCCGAGGTGGAAACGCTTCCCATAGCGGTTACCGATGATGTCAGTGTCTCAACCCGGGAGGCCCACGCCATTGAAAGCATCGGTGAAAACCGGTGTGTGAATGTTACACAGATCGCCGACCATTTCGGATTTACCAAAAGTGCCGCATCCCAACTGGTGTCAAAGTTGACCAGGCAAGGATTTGTGGTCAAAAAGCAGGCTGGTCACAGCAATAAAGAACTGCAGCTTTCCCTGACGCCTTTGGGGTGGCAGGCCTTTGAAGCCCATGCAACGATGCACGGTATGGATCTTCAACAAGTTCTTGACACCATGGAGAGTGTGGAGATCAACGTTCTTATACAATTGAACGAGTTGCTGGGCAGGCTGAACAGCATTATGGATGGCCGGTTGGTAAAATAG
- a CDS encoding nitroreductase family protein: protein MFIELLRKRRSIRQFEDKPVSDEQCKILIEAALRSPSSRGFNPWQFVVVKDKERIARLSQAKSHGSTFLKNAPLAIVVCADTSKSDVWIEDASIAAIIIHLAAADLGLGSCWAQMRLRTRDDGISASDYISNILDLPEHIQVEAVIGIGHPVDELDGHDASTLLYDQVSYEKFS from the coding sequence ATGTTTATTGAATTATTGCGTAAGAGAAGAAGCATTCGGCAGTTTGAGGATAAACCCGTCAGTGATGAACAGTGTAAAATTTTGATCGAAGCTGCACTGCGCTCCCCAAGTTCAAGAGGCTTTAATCCATGGCAGTTTGTGGTGGTCAAAGATAAGGAGCGCATCGCCCGGTTGTCCCAGGCCAAATCCCATGGCTCAACTTTTTTAAAAAATGCTCCTTTGGCCATTGTTGTGTGTGCCGACACCTCAAAGAGCGATGTCTGGATTGAGGATGCCTCCATCGCCGCCATTATTATTCATCTGGCTGCCGCAGATTTAGGCTTAGGTTCCTGCTGGGCGCAGATGCGTCTGCGTACTCGTGACGACGGCATCTCGGCTTCCGATTATATTTCTAATATTCTTGATCTGCCCGAACACATCCAGGTGGAGGCGGTTATTGGCATTGGCCATCCTGTAGATGAACTGGACGGTCATGATGCAAGTACGCTTTTGTATGATCAGGTCAGTTACGAAAAATTTAGTTAA